The proteins below are encoded in one region of Knoellia sp. S7-12:
- a CDS encoding glucoamylase family protein, producing MSENPITPVTRRTLVTGAVALTAFGLAPNANAVAAQRRPTRTTATTAGTAWDEVTVRRWARDTWRSLDAMTDPRTGLPADNIPESLAAQDRSGYTSPTNIGGYLWSAIVARELGVISRGECTSRILRTLRTLARMEHHEPSGMYYNWYDEATGDALRSWPGSGTTVHPFCSSIDNAWLGAALLVVASADKGAAQQARRLFSRMRWDAYYNPGTDPAHPSVRPGGLMHGGFFPFDHDRPGGVYKGTHIGGDPVWLSNHHYDTAVSETRITSYLGILTGQVPARHYFAAWRTFPATCDWSWQEMQPVGETRTYLGIDVYEGAYTYRGMRIVPGWGGSMFEELMPDVFVPEATWAPKSWGRNHPLHVRAQREHGLDEAGYGYWGFSPSSNPAGGYREYGVDPLGLGPGNEPGNGANGYFSDQEMTNYDVGFGDCRPATNPNPTYGDGVVTPHASFLAMMHEPQEAFANLASIERDLKAYGRGGFFDAVAVRSGQVARRYLSLDQAMVMGAVGNVLCRDVIRRAFSTPAVERALRPVIGAEEFGAGTT from the coding sequence ATGTCCGAGAACCCGATCACCCCTGTCACCCGTCGCACCCTCGTCACCGGCGCCGTCGCCCTGACCGCCTTTGGCCTGGCCCCCAACGCCAATGCCGTTGCGGCACAGCGTCGCCCCACTCGCACCACAGCCACCACGGCAGGCACCGCGTGGGACGAGGTCACCGTCCGACGTTGGGCCCGTGACACGTGGCGCAGCCTCGATGCCATGACCGATCCCCGCACCGGCCTTCCCGCGGACAACATCCCCGAATCGCTTGCGGCACAGGACCGCTCGGGCTACACCTCCCCCACCAACATCGGCGGCTACCTGTGGAGCGCCATCGTGGCGCGCGAGCTCGGCGTCATCAGCCGTGGCGAGTGCACCAGTCGGATCCTGCGCACGCTGCGCACTCTGGCGCGCATGGAGCACCACGAGCCGAGCGGGATGTACTACAACTGGTACGACGAGGCGACCGGGGACGCACTGCGCAGCTGGCCGGGCTCTGGCACCACCGTCCACCCGTTCTGCTCGAGCATCGACAATGCCTGGCTCGGCGCTGCCCTGCTCGTCGTGGCCAGCGCGGACAAGGGCGCTGCCCAGCAGGCGCGCCGACTCTTCAGCCGCATGCGCTGGGACGCGTACTACAACCCCGGCACCGACCCGGCGCACCCCAGCGTGCGGCCCGGTGGGCTCATGCACGGCGGGTTCTTCCCCTTCGACCACGACCGTCCGGGCGGCGTCTACAAGGGAACCCACATCGGTGGAGATCCGGTCTGGCTCTCGAACCACCACTACGACACGGCTGTGTCCGAGACCCGGATCACGAGCTATCTCGGCATCCTCACCGGCCAAGTGCCGGCGCGGCACTACTTCGCTGCGTGGCGCACCTTCCCGGCGACGTGCGACTGGTCCTGGCAGGAGATGCAGCCCGTGGGCGAGACCCGTACCTATCTCGGGATCGATGTCTACGAGGGCGCCTACACCTACCGCGGCATGCGGATCGTGCCCGGCTGGGGCGGCTCGATGTTCGAGGAGCTCATGCCCGACGTCTTCGTTCCGGAGGCGACGTGGGCGCCCAAGAGCTGGGGTCGCAACCACCCCCTGCACGTCCGCGCCCAGCGCGAGCATGGTCTCGACGAGGCGGGTTACGGCTACTGGGGCTTCTCGCCGTCGAGCAACCCGGCCGGCGGCTACCGCGAGTACGGCGTCGACCCTCTCGGCCTGGGCCCCGGCAACGAGCCCGGCAACGGTGCCAATGGGTACTTCTCTGACCAGGAGATGACGAACTACGACGTCGGCTTCGGTGACTGCCGACCGGCGACGAACCCGAACCCGACCTATGGCGACGGCGTCGTCACTCCCCACGCGTCCTTCCTCGCGATGATGCACGAGCCGCAAGAGGCCTTCGCCAACCTCGCCAGCATCGAGCGTGACCTCAAGGCCTATGGTCGTGGTGGCTTCTTCGATGCGGTCGCCGTCCGCTCAGGTCAGGTGGCGCGGCGCTACCTCTCTCTCGACCAAGCCATGGTCATGGGGGCCGTCGGCAATGTCCTGTGTCGCGACGTCATCCGGCGCGCGTTCTCCACCCCCGCGGTGGAGCGCGCCCTGCGACCCGTCATCGGTGCTGAGGAGTTCGGCGCCGGCACCACCTGA
- a CDS encoding carbohydrate ABC transporter permease encodes MSTLPVLSSTTGSASSSAPDSEPETSTVTASDGQPSRWWLYVILSLVLLVVVAPFVWMVLGSFKTQGELLQRPPTWWPQAATFDNYTQLFTRLNFSQYFVNSTVVAVVVTAGNLLFCSMLGYALAMLDFRGKRALFLVVMATLMIPGVVTFVPLFVLVANIGLINSLPGLILPFLVAPFGVFLMRQFFLGLPRDLLDAGRVDGASELRIFTRIFLPLSGPALATLGILTFLGSWNNFLWPLVVAQQEDKYTLPVALALYSTGQNSTQYGLLLAGATIVILPVLAVFLVFQRRFIEGIATTGIK; translated from the coding sequence ATGAGCACCCTTCCCGTCCTGTCCAGCACGACCGGATCGGCTTCGAGCTCTGCACCGGATTCCGAACCCGAGACCTCGACGGTCACCGCCAGCGACGGACAGCCCAGTCGCTGGTGGCTCTACGTCATCCTCTCTCTCGTCCTGCTCGTCGTCGTCGCACCGTTCGTCTGGATGGTGCTCGGCAGCTTCAAGACCCAGGGCGAGCTGCTGCAGCGTCCGCCGACGTGGTGGCCACAGGCAGCCACCTTCGACAACTACACACAACTGTTCACCCGCCTGAACTTCTCGCAGTACTTCGTCAACTCCACGGTCGTGGCGGTGGTCGTCACAGCGGGCAACCTGCTCTTCTGCTCGATGCTGGGCTACGCCCTGGCGATGCTCGACTTCCGCGGCAAGCGGGCGTTGTTCCTCGTGGTCATGGCAACGCTGATGATCCCGGGCGTCGTCACCTTCGTGCCGCTCTTCGTGCTCGTCGCGAACATCGGCCTCATCAACAGCCTGCCCGGCCTGATCCTGCCGTTCCTCGTCGCACCCTTCGGGGTCTTCCTCATGCGCCAGTTCTTCCTCGGACTGCCGCGTGACCTGCTCGACGCGGGGCGGGTCGACGGTGCCAGCGAACTGCGCATCTTCACGCGGATCTTCCTGCCCCTGTCCGGGCCGGCCCTCGCGACCCTGGGGATCCTGACGTTCCTCGGGAGCTGGAACAACTTCCTGTGGCCGCTCGTCGTCGCCCAGCAGGAGGACAAGTACACCCTTCCGGTCGCCCTCGCCCTCTATTCAACCGGCCAGAACTCCACGCAGTACGGCCTGCTCCTGGCGGGCGCCACGATCGTGATCCTGCCCGTGCTCGCCGTCTTTCTCGTCTTCCAGCGCCGCTTCATCGAGGGCATCGCCACCACCGGCATCAAGTAG
- a CDS encoding sugar ABC transporter permease produces the protein MTTTTPVAADSRAGRSKRPSRRGRQEGIAAWVLALPFCALFLIFTLWPVLQSLFMSVTDTKSKDLRTPFSVDIVGLDNYTRALSDPVFRKAMFNTAYFVLIGMPLTLGLALAAALALDKGIRRFRAVFRLGFYLPVITSIVAVAVVWRFLLQHESGLINTVLGWVGIDGPNWLGDPNWSMPGLIMMASWRNFGTPMIIFLAGLQSVPAMLHEAAKIDGASALQRFRHVTIPMLRPTILFVSVTTSIGYIQFFEEPLIMTNGGPLNSTISISMYTYKQFGFGNYGFAASMSYLIFVIIAVVTAIQFRLLRENT, from the coding sequence GGAAGGGATCGCGGCCTGGGTCCTGGCCCTGCCGTTCTGTGCCCTCTTCCTGATCTTCACGCTGTGGCCAGTGCTGCAGTCGCTCTTCATGAGCGTCACCGACACGAAGTCGAAAGACCTCCGGACGCCGTTCTCGGTGGACATCGTCGGTCTGGACAACTACACGCGTGCCCTGTCGGATCCGGTCTTCCGCAAGGCCATGTTCAACACGGCCTACTTCGTGTTGATCGGTATGCCGCTCACTCTCGGTCTCGCCCTGGCCGCAGCCCTCGCTCTGGACAAGGGAATTCGCAGGTTCCGAGCGGTCTTCCGGCTCGGCTTCTATCTGCCGGTCATCACCTCGATCGTCGCGGTGGCCGTCGTGTGGCGCTTCCTGCTCCAGCATGAGAGCGGGCTGATCAACACCGTGCTCGGCTGGGTCGGCATCGACGGGCCCAACTGGCTCGGCGACCCGAACTGGTCCATGCCCGGCCTCATCATGATGGCGTCGTGGCGCAACTTCGGCACGCCGATGATCATCTTCCTCGCCGGGCTCCAGAGCGTCCCCGCCATGCTCCACGAGGCGGCCAAGATCGACGGGGCCAGCGCGTTGCAACGGTTCCGGCACGTCACGATCCCGATGTTGCGCCCGACGATCCTCTTCGTGTCGGTGACGACCTCGATCGGCTACATCCAGTTCTTCGAGGAGCCGCTCATCATGACCAACGGTGGTCCGCTCAACAGCACGATCTCGATATCGATGTACACCTACAAGCAGTTCGGCTTCGGCAACTACGGCTTCGCCGCGTCGATGAGCTATCTCATCTTCGTCATCATCGCCGTGGTCACCGCCATCCAGTTCCGCCTCCTCCGGGAGAACACATGA